In Ischnura elegans chromosome 6, ioIscEleg1.1, whole genome shotgun sequence, one genomic interval encodes:
- the LOC124160854 gene encoding protein MIX23, whose translation MAAPTSSECDDFLEFQEALKKMREFDDKIVYALNTSLPTESFKANVDSAARCKDLFGELQSNYEHRESSIKKCISVVADKVRNTKTQRETNPDDINLLKILRKDQTKLRLLQAELNVEEVVKERSMKVYNERCRSFYKIPDKV comes from the exons ATGGCAGCGCCCACGTCCAGCGAGTGTGATGATTTTCTAGAATTTCAG GAGGCtcttaaaaaaatgagagaatttgACGATAAAATTGTTTACGCTCTAAATACATCATTACCCACTGAATCATTTAAGGCTAACGTTGATTCAGCGGCCAGATGCAAAGATCTCTTTGGTGAG TTGCAAAGTAACTATGAGCACAGGGAATCATCTATTAAAAAGTGCATTTCGGTTGTTGCTGACAAGGTACGAAATACAAAAACTCAGAGAGAGACCAATCCAGATGACATAAATCTTTTGAAGATATTAAGAAAAGATCAAACAaag TTACGTCTGTTGCAAGCTGAACTAAATGTGGAGGAGGTAGTGAAGGAAAGAAGTATGAAAGTGTACAATGAACGATGTAgatctttttataaaattcctGACAAGGTGTAA
- the LOC124160853 gene encoding UPF0389 protein GA21628, which translates to MLKFRSILRTQSKFRQLRYESSKAAGEGGKLTPKPTEENATASLRVGAMHKPNKIDKWLLVWDKKYKSFDDVPMYVTNDKMEKARNWARIKISTYLMIGTVIGCIIMIISGKRAAARGESVAKANLEWHKKNREEMLAAQSNQQK; encoded by the exons ATGTTGAAGTTTCGATCCATACTTCGGACTCAGAGTAAATTTAGACAACTACGCTATGAAAGTTCGAAAGCTGCAGGTGAAGGAGGAAAACTCACACCAAAGCCAACTGAGGAAAATGCGACTGCAAGTTTGAGAGTTG GTGCCATGCACAAACCTAATAAAATTGACAAGTGGTTGCTGGTTTGggataagaaatataaaagttttgATGATGTTCCTATGTATGTTAC GAATGATAAAATGGAGAAGGCCCGCAACTGGGCAAGGATTAAGATTAGCACATATTTAATGATTGGGACAGTGATTGGTTGCATCATCATGATAATAAGTGGAAAGAGAGCAGCAGCAAGAGGTGAAAGTGTAGCCAAAGCAAATCTGGAATGGCACAAGAAAAACCGTGAAGAAATGCTGGCGGCTCAGTctaatcaacaaaaataa